ACGTCTGTGGCGTCCCCTTTCCGCCGTAGAAGTCGAACTCCCGGTAGATGTACGTCGCGACGATCCCGATAAGCAGCGTCAGCCCTGCCAGTACGAGCACGTTTGCCGCCGGCGGGAAGAGCATCCCGACGAGTCCCGCGCCGACCAGGGCGATGCCGATCACGATGAGGTGCGCCCCGGGCGAGAGCGCCTCGAGCCCCATCAGCACGAGCCCCACCGTCAACAGCAGCAAGGGCATGTTCTCGAAGAGGACTTCGACCATGGTCGATGCTAAGGTCTCGTCGTGATTAAATGTTTAGTGGCAATTCGGGCGGAAATCGTCCTTACGGGAGCGGATCACATCGGAAGTGAAACCACGCGAACGATGACGAGGATCATCGCGAGCGCGCCCAGAACGACGAACGCCGCGTTCTCGAGGGACGGATCCCCGCGCTCGATCGGCGTCGAACTCGGTTCGGGCGCGTAGGGATCGTCCGCGTCGTCCTCGGGGTCCTCCTCGTTCCCGTCCGCGCCGCTCGAGAGGTCGATCGGAATTCGGTCGCTGTTGGCCGGCCGGCCGTCCGCGTCCGAGTCGGTTACGTTCCACCCTTCCTCGGTCGTATTGGACGCGTCCCGATCGGTCGCCAGTGGCTCCTGGGAGCCGTCGGTCTCGTCACGTCGGCCACCGGAGGCGTCGCCTGCCATGCGTGACGGTAGTGGATCCGTCGACAAAAACCCGCGGTCCGAACGGGCCGATCAGTCGCGCCGGGTGTGGTCGTCGATGTTGCCGCCGTAGACGACGCCGCGTTCCGCATCTAGCGTTACGGTCCTCCCGTCCTCGAGCTCCTCGACATCTGCGCCGCTGATCATCGGCACGTCGATCTCCCTGGCGACCAGCGACGGATAGCCGGTCATCCCGCGCTGGGCGTTGACGATCCCGCCGAGTTTCGTCAGGTCGCCCTCGAACTCGTCGTCGAACTCCGTCTCGAGTGCGATGATCGCTCCCTCCGGAATCGACGAGAGGTCGCCGTCCTCGAGTCGGGCGATCGGACCGGTCACGCGTCCCTCGACGACGACGCGGCCGGTCGTCAGCGCGTCGGCGGCGACGTGAACCTTCATCATGTTCGTCGTGTTCGCTCCCTCGAGTTCGGTCATCATTCCACAGAGAACGACGACGGTGTCGCCGCTTTCGGCGACCCCGGCATCCAGCGCCGCCTGGACGGCCTTCTCGACGACGGCGTCGGCACCCTGGTCGGAAACTCGAGCGTACAGCGGCGTTACACCCCACGACAGCGCGAGTCGGCGACGAACCTCGTGGCTCGGCGTCGAGGCGACGACCGGCACACCGGGGCGGTACTTCGCCGTCTTCAGCGCCGTGTAGCCGGATTCGGTCGCAGCGACGACCGCGTCCGCGCCGATATCGCGTGCAAGATAGCGCGCCGACCGAGCCAGTGCGTCCGTCCGCGCCTCGCCCGAGGCGGGGACGCGCTGCTCTAAGATTTCGGCGTACTCCTCGGACTCCTCGACCTCGTGGATGATGCTGTCCATCGCGTCGACGACAGCGACCGGGTGGTCGCCGATCGCGGTCTCGGCCGAGAGCATGACCCCGTCGGTACCGTCGAGGACGGCGTTCGCGACGTCCGAGGCCTCCGCGCGCGTCGGACGGCGGGCGTGGACCATCGAGTCGAGCATCTCGGTCGCCGTGATGACCGGCGACCCCGTGTTCCGACACTTGCGGATGATCCGCTTCTGGATCATCGGAACGTCCTCCATCGGACACTCGACGCCGAGGTCACCGCGAGCGACCATGATCCCGTACGAGGCTTCGATAATCTCGTCGAGATTCTCGACCGCGCCGGCGCGTTCGATCTTCGAGATGATCGGAATCTCGGCGCCCAGTTCCTCGAGCACCTCGCTGACCTCGTAGACGTCCTCGGCGTCCCGGACGAAACTCGCCGCGACGAAGTCGACCTCCTTCTCGGCGGCGAGTTCGAGGTCCATCCGATCCGATTCGGTCACGATGTCGAGGTCGAGATCGACGCCGGGAACGTTGACGCCCTTGCGGCCGCCGAGTTCGCCGCCGGTGTCGACCCGCGCCCGAACCGTTCCGCCGTTGCGCTCGAGGACGGTCGTCTCGATCAGGCCGTCGTCGAGCAGGATGCGATCGCCCGCTTCGACGGCTTCGATCGGCAGGGAGAGCCCGACCCGTTCCGGAGCGGCCTCCTCGCCCTCGACGAACTCGATCTCGGAGCCGGTCTCGAGTTCGACCGTCTCGGCCTCCGGAAGCGGCGCGGTCCGGATCTCCGGCCCCTTCATGTCGAGCATGACAGCGACGGGTTCCTCTGTCTGTTCGTCGACGGTCCGCACGCGGTCGATCAGCGTCGCTCGGTCCTCGAGGCTGCCGTGGCTCGCGTTCAGCCGGGCGACGGCCATCCCGGCTTCTGCGAGTTCCGTGATCGTTCCCCGGTCGTCGGATGCGGGCCCCAGGGTGCAGACGATCTTCGCGTTTCTCATACCGAGCGATAGCGCGAGCACGGCAAAAAAGGTGGCTGGTTTACTCGCTCTCGAGTTCGATTTCGAAACCCATCATGTGCCACGTGAACCGTTTTGCGCTGCTCCGCCCTTCGAGCGAACATGCCGACCTACGTCTCCATCGTTCAGCTCGCCGGCCGTGACGTCCAGAACATGCAAGAACTCGCGTCGATCTGGGGCGAGATCAGGACGGAGTTCGAGGAACACGACGCCGAACTCCACGATTCGTACGCCATCCTCGGAGAGCACGACTTCCTCGTGATCTTCGATGCACCAGATCATAAAGGGGCGTTCAAGTCGGCGCTGACGCTCCACCGGCACGGTTTGGACGCACAGACGATGGAGATCATGGACACCGACGACTTCGCGAGTCTCGTCGACGAAATCTAATCGCTGCATCGAGAGAAACCGATCGGCGCATCCGCCTTTAGCTACGGTCGGCTGCCCGTACTGATCGGTTTTCGCGTTCGATCGAAACTGCTCATCAGAGTCCCGGAGCGAGTGCGTGGATGAACGTCGCTGTCAGTACCAGTGCGTATCCTCCTCCAACGAGAAGGACGGCTCGAGTCGGTCGTTCGAGGATACCGCGCTCGGCTGCGACTGCAGCCAGGTATCCGACGAGCGGGAGTATCTGCAGCGCGTGGAGACCCGCGAAGTGTGCGACGCGGAAGTCACCGCTCGTCGACCACCCGACGACGGGGACGGTCTGACTGGACCCGACGGCGCTGGTTTCGAGCGCCACCATCGCGCCGCCCTCGAAGGCACCGACGACGAACAGTGCGATCCCGACTCGAATACCCCAGGCGAACGCGGGAGCGACGCTGAATTCTCGTCGCCACGATCGAACGAGTAGCCACGCAACGAGTGCGGTCATGGCGGTTATCGTCACACCCATTACGACGTAGATCGACTGATCGAGGACCGTCGAGTCGTTGAAGTGTGACTCGACGCCTCGGCCCGCTTGTCCGCCGATCAGCGCGATCTCGACGAACGCTGCGACGGCGACGCCGATCGATACCCGTCGGAGAAGCCGCTCGGAGACCGGGAGGTGATACCCGATCCAGCCCAACGTTGCGGTAAACAGGGCGATCGAGGCCGCGAACTTCGCGGGTTTGAGCCACGCCGGTTCGCCGCCGATCGTTCGCGGATCGAGCACGATACCGGAGAGAAACGCGACGAGCAACACCGTTTGCACGACGGCAACTCCGTAGAGGATCGCGTTCCGGCGTTTCAGTTCTGCGACGACGCGTCGCGGGCCGTTCCACCGAACGAATCGGGCCGCCGGTCGCGTCTCGGTGGCTTTCTCTCTGAATTCGCTCATTACACGATAATCGGGCGAGGATCACCTGTGGGTTAGCCCAACGTGTTGGCTTCGCGCCGGATCGGAACTGGTCTGGTACGAAGGTGATCGGTCCACAGTTTCGGATCCCGTCTCGACGGTCCGACTCCGTTCTCGAATAGACCGCGCGTACTCCGCACTCGAGGGTCGTTCTGGTCTGCCTCTGAAAAGAGCCGTCGCGGTCACGAGGTCAGTACGGATCGTCCCCGACGAGGAACCACTCGAGAACGCGGGCAGAACCGCGGCGAATCGTCTCGCTGGCAGTCGACTTGTCGACCCCGATCGTCTCGGCGACGTCCTCGAGCGTGCACGCACGCGGGACCTGAAAATAGCCCGCTCCGAGTGCGACGGTCAGGCACTCGCGCTGGCGGTCGGTCAGAAGCGTTTCCGGATCTCGGTCCTCGACTACGGAGAGGAGTTCGTACTCGTAACCGCTCGCATCCAGTTCAGCCCCGATTCCCTCGAACTGTTCGCGGGTCGCGGTCACGTCGAACTCCATGGCGCCGTTTTCGATCCGTACGGGGAACTCCGGTGGAAGCGACGAGTCACCGAGGAACTCGTAGAGTTGCTGTTCGACTGCCTCGTACCGTGCGATCGTCCGTCGCTCGTCGGTGTACAGACGCTCGTACTCGACGACGTCCGGGTGAGCTTCGACGGCGTCGCCGGCTTCGTCGGGATCCGCGGCCGTGATCTCGCCCAATTCCAGCGCCCTATCCCCCATCGGGACGCCGGTAAGCAATCTGAACGTCGCCGCCGGAAACGACGTCGACACGTCGGTGATCCAGATGTCCGCCGGCAGCTGCATGCGGAACCGTGCCTTGATCATCGATCCGCCTCCCGGATCGGCTTCGGTATCGGTCCGGCCGACATGGTGGGCGAACATTCGCACCGTCGGCTCATAAATAGGGGACCGTAAGGAGAATTCCCCGCCTCTCGAGTCGGTCACTGTACGACGATCCCGACGACGGTCTTTCGCTCGCTCTCGAGCGGTGTTCTCCCGTAACCGGACGCTGTCGATGCCGGGGTGTCGGTCGCTCTACCGCTCGACCCGTCTGCCGTTTGCCATCCTCCCGGGGGCATTTCTCTACTCCCCACTATCGGGAGTGACCGCGCTCGGGTCTGCCCGTGTGGAAGGGAGCCGTCCTTCGACGGCGGCTCCGGTCTCGCCGAACGGAGCGCGAGTACTGATCCCCCTCACCGTTCCGCCGGACCCTGGCGACGACCGTCCGGTCGTACGCCCGGCCCATCGTCGCGAACCAGGTGAGTAGCTCGCTACTGCGCCACGACGAGAACTGACGCAACTACCAGGAAAAATCGATCGGCGTTATCGGATCTTCTCGCCGACCTCGGCGTCGCCGTGGGTCGTCAGCAGATCCGCCTGCTCGCCGGCGGCGAGGATCATCCCGTTCGACTCGACGCCGAACAGTTCCGCGGGCTCCATGTTCGCGAGCAGAACGCACTTCTCGCCGGGCAGTTCGTCGAGATCGTGCAGCTGCTTGATCCCCGCGACGACCTGTCGGGTCTCGAAGCCGATGTCGACCTCGAGTCGCGCGAGGTCGTCGGCGCCGTCGATCCCCTCCGCGGTCTCGATTCGCCCGACGCGGATGTCGACGTTCTGGAACTCCTCGAATCCGATCCGGTCCTCGAGCAGGGGCTCGATATCGTCTCTATCTGCCATATCCGCGGATTCGTCCGCGGCAGTGTCGTCGTTTTCGGTTTCCTCGAGGCCTCGCGGCTCGTCGCCGCTCGGCTCTTCCGAGGCGCCGGGCGCCTCGCTCTCCTCGTCCGACGCAGCCGCGACGCGCTCCTCGAGTTTCTCGTTGAGTTCCTCGACGCGGTCGTCCTCGATCTTCGCGAACAGTTCGCCGGGTTCGTCGAAGCTCCGCGGCGGGGCCTCGAGGGCGTCCTCGAGGTGGGCGTCGGCGATCTCGCCGTCTTCACCGATCTGTGCCCACAGCTGCTGGCTCTTCGCGGGCGTGATCGGCTCGAGCAGGACGGCGACGGCCTTGGCGATCTGGACGCAGTCGCGGATAACCTGTGCGGCCTTCTCGGGCTCCTCGTCCGTGAGTTTCCAGGGCTCGTTGCGCTGGATGTACTCGTTGCCGAACTGGGCGAGTCGCGTCGCGGCCTGGCCGATCCCGCGCAGCGAGTAGTCGTTGACGGCCTGGCGAGTCTCGCCGATGGCGCCCTCGATGCGCTCGCGGACCTCCTCGGAAACCTCGGTCTCCGGCGTCCCCTCGTAGTTTCGGTAGGCAAAGAGCAGCGAACGGTACCAGAAGTTCCCGACCGTGCCGACGAGTTCGCCGTTGACCTTCTCCTGGAAGGCGTCCCAGGAGAAGTCGACGTCCTGCTGTAGCCCGCCGGTGGTCGTCAGGTAGTACCGCAGCAGGTCCGGGTGGAACCCCTCGTCCAGGTACTCCTTCGCCCAGATGGCGCGGTTACGACTCGTCGAGAGCCCTTTGCCGTTGATCGTGATGAAGCCGGTCGCGGCGACGCCGCGGGGCGCGTTGTAGTCGGCGCCCTCGAGCATCGCGGGCCAGAAGACGGTGTGGTGCTGGATGATGTCTCGGCCGATGACGTGGACGATCTCGCCGTCCTCTTTCCAGACGCGCTCCCAATCGTACTCGTCGGTCCCGACGCGCTCGGAGTACTGCTTCGTCGACGCGATGTACTCGACGGGCGCGTCGACCCAGACGTAGAGGACGACGTCTTCGGTGCTCTCGTCGCCACCGTTGGGGTAGTCGATCCCCCACTCCATGTCCCGGGTGAGACACCAGTCCTGCAGCCCCTCGTCGATCCACTGGCGGGGCTGGTTGCGGGCGTTCGAGGTACCCTCGAGACCGTCCAGGAACTCGGTCAGGTAGTCGGAAAACTCCGAGACGCGGAAGAACTTGTGCGTCCGCTCGCGGTACTCGGCGGGGTTCCCCGTGATCGTGCTCGTCGGATCCTCGACCTCGCCGGGCTCCAAGTGGCGCTGACAGCCCTCGTCGCACTCGTCGCCGCGGGCCTTCTCGCCGCAGTACGGACAGGTTCCCTGCACGTACCGGTCGGGGAGGTACTGGTCGGCGTCCGGGTCGTAGGCGACCTGGATCTCCTTCTCGTAGACGTAGCCCTCCTCGTCCAGGGTCCGGACGATCTCCTGGGTCAGTTCGGTGTTGGTCTCGTCGTGGGTGTGACCGTAGTTGTCGAAGTCGACGTTGAACTTCGGGAACGTCTCTTCATACTGGCGGTGCCACTCGAGCGCGAAGTCTTCGGGGTCGACGCCCTCCTGCTCGGCGTTGACGGCGACCGGCGTGCCGTGCATGTCCGAACCGGAGACGTAGGCCGTCTCCTGGCCCAGCGTCTCGAGCGCGCGGCTGAAGGCGTCTGCGCCGATATACCCCCGCAGGTGACCGATGTGGAGGTCGC
This DNA window, taken from Natronococcus sp. CG52, encodes the following:
- a CDS encoding DUF7312 domain-containing protein, which codes for MAGDASGGRRDETDGSQEPLATDRDASNTTEEGWNVTDSDADGRPANSDRIPIDLSSGADGNEEDPEDDADDPYAPEPSSTPIERGDPSLENAAFVVLGALAMILVIVRVVSLPM
- the pyk gene encoding pyruvate kinase, with amino-acid sequence MRNAKIVCTLGPASDDRGTITELAEAGMAVARLNASHGSLEDRATLIDRVRTVDEQTEEPVAVMLDMKGPEIRTAPLPEAETVELETGSEIEFVEGEEAAPERVGLSLPIEAVEAGDRILLDDGLIETTVLERNGGTVRARVDTGGELGGRKGVNVPGVDLDLDIVTESDRMDLELAAEKEVDFVAASFVRDAEDVYEVSEVLEELGAEIPIISKIERAGAVENLDEIIEASYGIMVARGDLGVECPMEDVPMIQKRIIRKCRNTGSPVITATEMLDSMVHARRPTRAEASDVANAVLDGTDGVMLSAETAIGDHPVAVVDAMDSIIHEVEESEEYAEILEQRVPASGEARTDALARSARYLARDIGADAVVAATESGYTALKTAKYRPGVPVVASTPSHEVRRRLALSWGVTPLYARVSDQGADAVVEKAVQAALDAGVAESGDTVVVLCGMMTELEGANTTNMMKVHVAADALTTGRVVVEGRVTGPIARLEDGDLSSIPEGAIIALETEFDDEFEGDLTKLGGIVNAQRGMTGYPSLVAREIDVPMISGADVEELEDGRTVTLDAERGVVYGGNIDDHTRRD
- a CDS encoding GYD domain-containing protein, with protein sequence MPTYVSIVQLAGRDVQNMQELASIWGEIRTEFEEHDAELHDSYAILGEHDFLVIFDAPDHKGAFKSALTLHRHGLDAQTMEIMDTDDFASLVDEI
- a CDS encoding helix-turn-helix domain-containing protein, with amino-acid sequence MFAHHVGRTDTEADPGGGSMIKARFRMQLPADIWITDVSTSFPAATFRLLTGVPMGDRALELGEITAADPDEAGDAVEAHPDVVEYERLYTDERRTIARYEAVEQQLYEFLGDSSLPPEFPVRIENGAMEFDVTATREQFEGIGAELDASGYEYELLSVVEDRDPETLLTDRQRECLTVALGAGYFQVPRACTLEDVAETIGVDKSTASETIRRGSARVLEWFLVGDDPY
- the metG gene encoding methionine--tRNA ligase, with the translated sequence MSNDEFPTDSPAVVTCGLPYANGDLHIGHLRGYIGADAFSRALETLGQETAYVSGSDMHGTPVAVNAEQEGVDPEDFALEWHRQYEETFPKFNVDFDNYGHTHDETNTELTQEIVRTLDEEGYVYEKEIQVAYDPDADQYLPDRYVQGTCPYCGEKARGDECDEGCQRHLEPGEVEDPTSTITGNPAEYRERTHKFFRVSEFSDYLTEFLDGLEGTSNARNQPRQWIDEGLQDWCLTRDMEWGIDYPNGGDESTEDVVLYVWVDAPVEYIASTKQYSERVGTDEYDWERVWKEDGEIVHVIGRDIIQHHTVFWPAMLEGADYNAPRGVAATGFITINGKGLSTSRNRAIWAKEYLDEGFHPDLLRYYLTTTGGLQQDVDFSWDAFQEKVNGELVGTVGNFWYRSLLFAYRNYEGTPETEVSEEVRERIEGAIGETRQAVNDYSLRGIGQAATRLAQFGNEYIQRNEPWKLTDEEPEKAAQVIRDCVQIAKAVAVLLEPITPAKSQQLWAQIGEDGEIADAHLEDALEAPPRSFDEPGELFAKIEDDRVEELNEKLEERVAAASDEESEAPGASEEPSGDEPRGLEETENDDTAADESADMADRDDIEPLLEDRIGFEEFQNVDIRVGRIETAEGIDGADDLARLEVDIGFETRQVVAGIKQLHDLDELPGEKCVLLANMEPAELFGVESNGMILAAGEQADLLTTHGDAEVGEKIR